A portion of the Homalodisca vitripennis isolate AUS2020 chromosome 2, UT_GWSS_2.1, whole genome shotgun sequence genome contains these proteins:
- the LOC124355208 gene encoding ataxin-10 has product MEDPSEMLHRLMLEDKPAVDRVTECFRSLRNTCAGNSSAQEELGQQAEVLQDADSAISMGLSTTDSEEWNLCLRISAQFLGNLTVNNTKNQEIVWARFCLQLKKMAQHGDTKLTNTCLMVMYNILLGCPNLTSDLVNDQEFVRIICDSGADGMEFAQYIVEHMLTQDVDWSKVYTTNISVGGRLFILDVVENRLKQSNNSIPVSLVTQLASQFCQHSECILRTVADSVEALEPIEVATLLQLLASCSAHPPYLQALQSYRNFFINCAFLLKSIHMAGKEQNNCFSTVPKLSEADDKLQNHPAFGFKANLVRVLGNLCWKHKENQDMMNELSIIPLLLDCCNIDARNPFIIQWVVLAVRNLCEGNKDNQAVIAGMSRQGLVESAVLTELGITLHTDEDNNTVHIAPFHPR; this is encoded by the exons ATGGAAGATCCATCCGAGATGTTACACAGGCTAATGTTGGAGGACAAGCCTGCTGTAGATCGAGTGACCGAGTGTTTTCGATCTCTCCGCAATACGTGTGCCGGCAACAGTTCAGCACAGGAAGAGCTGGGTCAGCAGGCTGAGGTGTTGCAAGATGCTGACTCCGCCATCAGCATGGGGCTGAGTACAACGGACAGTGAGGAGTGGAACTTGTGTCTTCGTATCAGTGCACAGTTTCTGGGCAATCTCACAGTCAACAACACTAAGAACCAGGAGATCGTATGGGCGCGCTTTTGTTTACAGTTAAA GAAAATGGCCCAACATGGAGACACAAAACTGACCAACACCTGCCTAATGGTGATGTACAACATTCTTTTGGGCTGTCCCAACCTAACATCAGACTTGGTGAACGACCAGGAGTTCGTCAGAATAATCTGTGATAGTGGAGCTGATGGCATGGAATTTGC ACAATATATTGTTGAACACATGCTGACCCAGGATGTGGACTGGTCAAAAGTGTACACTACAAATATATCTGTTGGAGGCAG ACTATTTATCCTTGACGTAGTAGAGAACCGGTTGAAGCAGTCCAATAACAGCATACCTGTGAGCCTGGTTACCCAGCTGGCTTCTCAGTTCTGCCAACACTCTGAGTGTATCCTGCGCACTGTGGCTGACAGTGTGGAAGCTCTGGAACCTATTGAAGTGGCAACACTGCTGCAACTATTGGCATCCTGCTCTGCCCATCCTCCCTACCTCCAAGCTCTTCAGAGTTATAGGAACTTCTTCATCAACTGTGCTT TCCTGTTGAAGAGTATCCACATGGCTGGCAAAGAGCAAAACAACTGTTTCTCCACAGTTCCGAAACTCTCTGAAGCTGATGATAAGCTGCAGAACCACCCAGCTTTTGGGTTCAAGGCTAATCTGGTGCGAGTGCTTGGCAATTTGTGTTGGAAACACAAAGAGAACCAGGATATG ATGAATGAGCTCAGCATAATACCACTGCTTCTGGATTGCTGTAATATTGATGCCAGAAATCCTT TCATCATACAGTGGGTGGTATTGGCTGTGCGGAACCTCTGTGAGGGCAACAAGGACAACCAAGCGGTGATAGCAGGCATGAGCCGGCAGGGACTGGTGGAGTCTGCTGTTCTGACAGAGCTGGGGATAACTCTGCACACCGACGAGGACAACAACACGGTTCATATCGCACCCTTCCATCCTAGATAG